A region from the Phycisphaerales bacterium genome encodes:
- the argB gene encoding acetylglutamate kinase: protein MPDAPHPAPLVIKVGGAPLEDESIANLLAASIAALARRRAEARQGGVILIHGGGKAADRVLEALGFETIRRDGIRVTPPDQMPLIAGVLAGIVNKRLVGRLLGEGARAVGLCLGDAGAIQTRVTRRYPFNAGRVGDVVIPESPLPPNNLLHVLLREGFLPVVSSIGLDEQGEFLNINADDAAAGLARAIGAREVILMSDVPGVLDEKKRLIDALNPSRVAELIATGVIYGGMVPKVRAALEVAAGAHATVVITSASDPLAIRALGEGQPTGTRLTAT, encoded by the coding sequence ATGCCTGACGCTCCACACCCTGCACCCCTGGTCATCAAAGTCGGCGGCGCGCCGCTCGAGGACGAGTCCATCGCGAATCTCCTTGCTGCTTCCATTGCCGCGCTCGCACGTCGCCGAGCCGAGGCACGACAGGGCGGCGTCATACTCATCCATGGCGGTGGCAAGGCCGCCGATCGAGTCCTCGAGGCTCTCGGGTTCGAGACGATCCGTCGCGACGGCATTCGTGTCACGCCCCCGGACCAGATGCCCCTGATCGCCGGCGTTCTCGCGGGGATCGTGAACAAGCGTCTCGTCGGTCGGCTTCTCGGCGAGGGTGCGCGGGCCGTCGGGCTTTGTCTGGGGGATGCGGGCGCGATCCAGACCCGCGTCACCCGGCGATACCCGTTCAATGCGGGGCGCGTCGGCGATGTCGTGATTCCGGAGTCACCGTTGCCTCCGAACAACCTCCTCCACGTGCTTCTTCGCGAGGGGTTCCTCCCGGTCGTCAGTTCCATCGGGCTCGACGAGCAGGGGGAGTTCCTGAACATCAACGCCGATGACGCGGCCGCCGGGCTGGCTCGCGCGATCGGCGCGCGCGAGGTGATCCTCATGTCCGACGTCCCCGGCGTGCTCGACGAGAAGAAACGCCTCATCGACGCCCTCAACCCCTCTCGGGTCGCCGAGTTGATCGCAACGGGCGTGATCTATGGCGGGATGGTCCCCAAGGTCCGCGCCGCGCTCGAGGTCGCCGCTGGCGCCCACGCGACCGTGGTCATCACCTCCGCGAGCGATCCGCTTGCCATTCGCGCTCTGGGCGAGGGTCAACCCACGGGCACACGCCTCACCGCGACGTGA
- a CDS encoding Re/Si-specific NAD(P)(+) transhydrogenase subunit alpha yields MRLGVVSERRAGETRVALVPESVKKLKALGHEVVIEAGAGEGAAFADAQFAEIGASVESSRAGVLGACDLLAGVNAPDEGDIRSLRKGAMVLASLFPTRNLSLVGAMAEAGVTAFSTDAIPRTTKAQAMDTLSSMANIAGYRGVLLAATHLGKYFPMFMTAAGTVLAAKVFVIGAGVAGLQAIATARRLGAAVSATDVRPEVKEQIESVGAKYVGIELKESAQAGGGYARELSDEDKARQRELLAEQCAMSDVVVTTALIGGVTAPRLISKAIVERMRPGSVIVDLAADGGGNCEVSHPGETVRHHGVSILAPTNVAAGMPTHASLLWSRNLTSFISTFTREGVIALDGWDAASAEILAGAMITHQGQVVHARTKEALRHGA; encoded by the coding sequence ATGCGTCTAGGCGTCGTCTCTGAACGCCGGGCCGGCGAAACGCGAGTCGCGCTGGTCCCCGAGTCGGTCAAAAAACTCAAGGCCCTGGGTCACGAGGTCGTGATCGAGGCCGGCGCGGGCGAGGGCGCCGCGTTCGCCGACGCCCAGTTCGCCGAGATCGGGGCGAGCGTCGAGAGTTCGCGTGCCGGCGTGCTGGGGGCGTGTGACCTGCTCGCGGGCGTGAACGCGCCCGACGAGGGCGACATCCGTTCCCTCCGCAAGGGGGCGATGGTCCTCGCGTCGCTCTTTCCGACGCGGAACCTCTCGCTTGTGGGCGCGATGGCCGAGGCTGGCGTGACCGCCTTCTCGACCGACGCCATCCCGCGCACGACCAAGGCCCAGGCGATGGACACCCTGAGTTCCATGGCGAATATCGCCGGGTACCGCGGCGTGTTGCTGGCGGCGACGCATCTGGGCAAGTACTTCCCCATGTTCATGACGGCCGCGGGGACCGTGCTCGCCGCCAAGGTCTTCGTCATCGGCGCGGGTGTCGCGGGTTTGCAGGCGATCGCGACCGCTCGGCGCCTCGGCGCCGCGGTGAGCGCCACGGACGTCCGCCCCGAGGTGAAGGAGCAGATCGAGAGCGTCGGAGCGAAGTATGTCGGGATCGAGTTGAAGGAATCGGCCCAGGCCGGCGGCGGCTACGCCCGCGAACTCAGCGACGAGGACAAGGCCCGCCAGCGAGAGTTGCTCGCCGAGCAGTGCGCGATGAGCGACGTGGTCGTGACCACGGCACTCATCGGCGGCGTGACCGCGCCGCGACTGATCTCCAAAGCCATCGTGGAACGCATGAGGCCGGGTTCGGTGATCGTCGATCTTGCGGCGGACGGCGGCGGCAACTGCGAGGTCTCGCACCCCGGCGAGACCGTTCGGCATCACGGCGTCTCCATCCTCGCCCCGACCAATGTTGCCGCGGGCATGCCGACCCACGCGAGCCTCTTGTGGTCGCGGAACCTGACCAGTTTCATCTCGACGTTCACCCGTGAGGGCGTGATCGCGCTGGACGGATGGGACGCGGCGAGCGCCGAGATCCTTGCCGGCGCCATGATCACCCACCAGGGACAGGTGGTGCACGCCCGAACCAAGGAGGCCCTGCGGCATGGAGCCTAA
- a CDS encoding argininosuccinate synthase → MSTPKNRIALAYSGGLDTSCIVPWLKENIENAEVVCVVGDVGQGSDELAGVEKKAKDSGAVECHVVDLKKDFVDEFVMPTVIAGAMYEGRYLLGTSMARPILARAQVEVARKTNCTALAHGCTGKGNDQVRFESTYAALAPDLPVIAPWRMDAWKLSGRLAMLDYLKQRHIPTTASATKIYSRDRNLWHISHEGGEIENPWNAPPDDAWMLTADPKDAPNTPEDVTLTFESGRPVALNGKKDEAWKVVLSLNDLAGRHGVGRVDLVENRRVGMKSRGLYETPGGTVIVEGLRALEELTLDRETLHYREHVGLTFAELVYDGRWFTPLREALWACAESIARPVTGEVVVRLYKGTATAIKRQSPNSLYAEKMVSFEGEDVYSQKDAGGFIRLLSLPERIRALKKMGKAR, encoded by the coding sequence ATGAGCACGCCCAAGAACCGCATCGCCCTCGCCTACTCCGGCGGGCTCGACACCTCCTGCATCGTCCCCTGGCTCAAAGAGAACATCGAGAACGCCGAGGTCGTCTGCGTCGTCGGCGATGTCGGGCAGGGCTCCGACGAACTCGCCGGCGTCGAGAAGAAGGCCAAGGACTCCGGCGCTGTCGAGTGCCACGTCGTGGACCTCAAGAAGGACTTCGTCGACGAGTTCGTCATGCCCACGGTGATCGCCGGCGCGATGTACGAGGGGCGATACCTCCTCGGCACGTCCATGGCCCGGCCCATCCTCGCCCGCGCCCAGGTCGAGGTCGCGCGGAAGACCAACTGCACCGCCCTCGCCCACGGCTGCACGGGCAAAGGGAACGACCAGGTCCGCTTCGAGAGCACCTATGCCGCCCTTGCCCCCGATCTCCCGGTGATCGCCCCGTGGCGGATGGACGCGTGGAAACTCTCGGGGCGATTGGCCATGCTCGACTACCTCAAGCAGCGCCACATTCCCACGACCGCCAGCGCCACCAAGATCTACTCGCGCGACCGCAACCTCTGGCACATCAGCCACGAGGGCGGTGAGATCGAGAACCCCTGGAACGCGCCGCCCGACGACGCGTGGATGCTCACCGCCGACCCCAAGGACGCACCCAACACGCCAGAGGACGTCACGCTGACGTTCGAGTCCGGTCGCCCCGTCGCCCTCAACGGGAAGAAGGACGAGGCATGGAAGGTCGTCCTCTCCCTCAACGATCTCGCCGGTCGCCACGGTGTGGGGCGCGTCGATCTCGTCGAGAATCGCCGCGTGGGCATGAAGTCGCGCGGACTCTACGAGACCCCCGGCGGCACTGTCATCGTCGAAGGCCTTCGCGCCTTGGAGGAACTCACGCTCGACCGCGAGACGCTCCACTACCGCGAGCACGTCGGCCTCACCTTCGCCGAACTCGTCTACGACGGCCGCTGGTTCACGCCGCTGCGCGAGGCGCTGTGGGCGTGTGCCGAGTCCATCGCCCGCCCCGTCACGGGCGAGGTTGTCGTCCGCCTGTACAAGGGCACGGCCACGGCGATCAAGCGGCAAAGCCCCAACTCCCTCTACGCCGAGAAGATGGTGAGTTTCGAGGGCGAGGACGTCTACAGCCAGAAGGACGCGGGCGGTTTCATTCGCCTGCTCAGCCTCCCCGAGCGGATCCGGGCGCTGAAGAAAATGGGCAAGGCCAGGTAG
- the argC gene encoding N-acetyl-gamma-glutamyl-phosphate reductase — MAFAPLSGLPGVLPRACATFLAGLRDALPSDPPRARGPPREPRPHGPRPGRRWRCPSSPAELAGELLRFFSPLTPLHTLSKGTSVLPINVVIVGASGYSGVELVTLLAAHPSVCIAGLFGSAKREGAPEAYSHLFPRLKGIVDLPIRASDPEAIVECKPDFVFLATPHEASLELAPRLLSRGTRVLDLSAAFRLKDSSLYPRHYAFDHTHPHLLREAVYGLPELFRDAIRDARLIAVPGCYPTSAILPLAPLVKAGAVATNPATGAPRLITIDSTSGVSGAGRAASVKNLFCEVSQQAYGVLSHRHNPEIDAYSGSPTIFTPHVGPYERGIVSTIHVDLAPGWNASRVEETLGKVYDLEPFVRLLTREGRTVHWPSVLGVRHTNFCDIAFAVSTGHARLVLSSALDNLVKGAAGQAVQCLNAAAGLDETTGLFSRHIEGHHTHA, encoded by the coding sequence ATGGCTTTCGCCCCCTTGTCGGGCTTGCCCGGCGTTCTCCCCCGGGCTTGCGCGACGTTCTTGGCCGGCTTGCGCGACGCCTTGCCCAGCGATCCGCCTCGGGCGCGTGGGCCTCCTCGCGAGCCGAGACCGCACGGGCCGAGGCCTGGCAGGAGATGGCGATGCCCGTCGTCACCCGCTGAGTTGGCCGGCGAACTCCTACGTTTCTTTTCTCCGCTCACCCCGCTGCACACACTCTCGAAAGGAACTTCTGTCTTGCCCATCAACGTCGTCATCGTCGGTGCGAGCGGGTACAGCGGCGTGGAACTGGTCACTCTCCTCGCCGCCCATCCCAGCGTCTGCATCGCCGGACTCTTCGGCTCTGCCAAGCGTGAGGGCGCGCCCGAGGCGTATTCCCACCTCTTCCCCAGGCTCAAGGGCATCGTCGACCTTCCCATCCGCGCCAGCGACCCCGAGGCCATCGTCGAGTGCAAGCCCGACTTTGTCTTCCTCGCCACGCCCCACGAGGCGAGCCTCGAACTCGCGCCCAGGTTGCTCTCCCGCGGGACTCGTGTGCTTGATCTCTCAGCCGCGTTCCGCCTCAAGGACTCCTCGCTCTATCCCAGGCACTACGCGTTCGATCACACGCACCCGCACCTGCTTCGCGAGGCCGTGTATGGCCTCCCCGAACTCTTCCGCGACGCGATTCGTGATGCGCGACTGATCGCTGTTCCGGGGTGTTACCCCACGTCGGCGATCCTCCCTCTCGCCCCACTCGTGAAGGCCGGCGCCGTCGCCACCAACCCCGCGACGGGCGCGCCGCGATTGATCACGATCGACTCCACCAGCGGCGTGAGCGGCGCGGGGCGTGCCGCCAGCGTCAAGAACCTCTTCTGCGAGGTCTCGCAGCAGGCGTATGGCGTCCTCTCCCACCGGCACAACCCCGAGATAGACGCGTACTCGGGAAGTCCCACGATATTCACGCCCCACGTCGGGCCGTATGAGCGCGGCATCGTCTCCACCATCCACGTCGATCTCGCGCCGGGCTGGAACGCGTCGCGCGTCGAGGAGACGCTCGGCAAGGTGTACGACCTCGAACCATTTGTCCGTCTGTTGACGCGTGAGGGACGCACCGTGCACTGGCCCAGCGTGCTCGGCGTCCGCCACACCAACTTCTGTGACATCGCGTTCGCGGTTAGCACCGGACACGCACGGCTGGTCCTCTCCAGCGCCCTCGATAATCTCGTGAAGGGGGCCGCGGGCCAGGCTGTTCAGTGCCTGAACGCCGCCGCCGGACTCGACGAGACCACGGGCCTATTTTCCCGCCACATCGAGGGACACCACACCCATGCCTGA
- a CDS encoding NAD(P)(+) transhydrogenase (Re/Si-specific) subunit beta: MTLPLLLGTGVASSGALIELSYLVGAAMFILSLYWMSDPKSARRGVHAGIVGMTIAVLATWAKPEVSEHLWILIPLALAVGPGVWLANVPLTAVPQRTALSHAFGGLAAGLVGTAKFFYWFQNEPEMLTSFRVGAIVFEVLLGFLTFTGSLIAAGKLQEFRWIPQRPWVYKGQSVVNAIAFLAALGLGVALVVDPHAAHAPWLFAGLVFLAFNFGWMLVMPIGGADMPTVIAILNAYAGLAAVAMGFVLDNKLLITAGALDGSSGFILSIIMCKAMNRSFTSVLFGAFGQVTASSAGGEQKQYKPETPEDAATILGESSLVVIVPGYGMAVAQAQHKVRELYDALKKRGVTVKFAIHPVAGRMPGHMNVLLAEAEIPYTDLVEMDEINPEMPQCDVCLVIGANDVVNPAARTEASSPIYGMPIIDADKARTVYAIKRSKNPGFAGIDNELYFLEKTRMIFGDAKAVVGELARALSGSSGMH; this comes from the coding sequence GTGACCCTCCCACTTCTTCTCGGCACGGGCGTTGCTTCGTCCGGCGCGCTCATCGAACTCTCGTACCTCGTGGGCGCGGCGATGTTCATCCTCTCGCTGTATTGGATGAGCGACCCGAAGTCGGCACGACGCGGCGTGCACGCGGGCATCGTCGGCATGACGATTGCCGTCCTCGCCACCTGGGCCAAGCCCGAGGTCTCCGAACATCTGTGGATTCTGATTCCCCTCGCCCTTGCCGTTGGTCCGGGGGTGTGGCTGGCGAACGTCCCTCTGACGGCCGTTCCTCAACGAACGGCGCTCTCCCATGCCTTTGGTGGGCTGGCCGCGGGACTCGTGGGCACGGCGAAGTTCTTCTACTGGTTCCAGAACGAGCCGGAGATGCTGACGTCTTTTCGCGTCGGTGCCATCGTCTTCGAGGTGCTGCTCGGGTTCCTGACATTCACGGGTTCATTGATTGCTGCGGGCAAACTCCAGGAGTTCCGCTGGATCCCGCAGAGGCCGTGGGTCTATAAGGGGCAGTCCGTCGTCAACGCGATCGCGTTCCTCGCGGCTCTGGGTCTGGGCGTCGCGCTCGTCGTCGATCCCCACGCCGCCCACGCGCCGTGGCTCTTTGCCGGGCTTGTCTTCCTCGCGTTCAACTTCGGGTGGATGCTCGTCATGCCGATCGGCGGGGCGGACATGCCGACGGTGATCGCAATCCTGAACGCCTATGCGGGCCTAGCCGCCGTCGCGATGGGGTTCGTCCTCGACAACAAACTGCTGATCACGGCCGGGGCGCTCGACGGATCGTCGGGGTTCATCCTCTCCATCATCATGTGCAAGGCCATGAACCGCTCGTTCACGAGCGTGCTCTTCGGCGCCTTTGGACAGGTGACCGCCTCGTCTGCTGGTGGAGAGCAGAAGCAGTACAAACCCGAGACGCCCGAAGACGCCGCGACAATCCTCGGCGAGTCTTCCCTCGTCGTCATCGTCCCCGGGTACGGCATGGCCGTCGCTCAGGCCCAGCACAAGGTCCGTGAGTTGTACGACGCCTTGAAGAAACGCGGGGTGACCGTGAAGTTCGCGATCCACCCGGTTGCCGGGCGCATGCCCGGGCACATGAACGTGCTCCTCGCCGAGGCGGAGATTCCGTACACCGACCTTGTCGAGATGGACGAGATCAACCCCGAGATGCCCCAGTGCGACGTGTGCCTTGTGATCGGTGCCAACGACGTCGTGAATCCGGCGGCTCGCACCGAGGCCTCCAGCCCGATCTATGGGATGCCCATCATCGACGCCGACAAGGCTCGCACCGTTTACGCGATCAAGCGCAGCAAGAACCCGGGCTTTGCAGGGATCGACAACGAGTTGTACTTCCTCGAGAAGACCCGCATGATCTTCGGCGACGCGAAGGCCGTCGTCGGCGAACTCGCGCGGGCGCTCTCGGGGTCATCGGGGATGCACTAA
- a CDS encoding NAD(P) transhydrogenase subunit alpha, protein MEPKPVTTSTTESVQTHETAAPPGGHASSGTTSTTLVGLLFVFMLATFIGLGVIRRVSRLLHTPLMSLTNAISAIAVVGAILIAGGKDYPTWVRVLGAIALFASMTNIVSGFMITDRMLKMFKPAGKGAASTTAGGTHS, encoded by the coding sequence ATGGAGCCTAAACCAGTGACCACAAGCACCACCGAAAGCGTGCAGACGCACGAGACCGCCGCTCCACCAGGGGGCCACGCTTCATCCGGAACCACAAGCACCACGCTCGTCGGGCTGCTCTTTGTGTTCATGCTCGCCACGTTCATCGGGCTGGGCGTGATCCGGCGTGTGTCGAGATTGCTCCACACGCCCCTGATGTCGCTGACCAACGCCATCTCCGCGATCGCGGTGGTCGGGGCGATCCTCATCGCCGGCGGCAAGGACTATCCCACATGGGTCCGCGTGCTCGGAGCGATCGCACTCTTTGCGAGCATGACCAACATCGTCTCGGGGTTCATGATCACCGACCGCATGCTCAAGATGTTCAAGCCCGCGGGCAAGGGCGCCGCGTCAACGACTGCTGGAGGGACGCACTCGTGA
- a CDS encoding DUF1801 domain-containing protein: MKSTATTVKEYLASLPEDRRAAVEAIRTVILKNLDKDYEEVMQYGMIGYVVPHRVFPQGYHCDPKQPLAFAGLASQKNYIGVYLMGLYIEAGGGAAKDAGDEEGWFRAAWAKTGKKLDMGKCCVRFKRLEDAALDVIGEAIKRMPAKKYLGYYLRNLETQRGGKGKKANAKGTEGKGKDAEGKRGKKASAKRSGVKNAAAKSVAKKTSKRVVKKVGTTTGKTVAKRTAARSRAGR, encoded by the coding sequence ATGAAATCCACCGCGACCACCGTGAAGGAGTATCTCGCATCACTGCCCGAGGACCGCCGCGCCGCGGTCGAGGCGATCCGGACGGTGATCCTCAAGAACCTCGACAAGGACTATGAGGAGGTGATGCAGTACGGCATGATCGGGTACGTCGTGCCGCATCGCGTCTTCCCGCAGGGGTACCACTGCGATCCGAAGCAACCGCTCGCGTTCGCGGGTCTCGCCTCGCAGAAGAACTACATCGGGGTCTACCTGATGGGCCTGTACATCGAGGCGGGTGGTGGAGCGGCGAAGGACGCGGGCGATGAGGAAGGGTGGTTCCGCGCAGCCTGGGCGAAGACGGGGAAGAAACTCGACATGGGCAAGTGCTGCGTGCGCTTCAAGCGGCTCGAGGACGCCGCCCTGGATGTGATCGGGGAGGCGATCAAGCGGATGCCGGCGAAGAAATATCTTGGGTACTACCTGAGGAATCTGGAGACGCAGCGCGGGGGCAAGGGAAAGAAGGCGAATGCCAAGGGCACAGAGGGGAAGGGGAAAGACGCGGAGGGGAAGCGTGGGAAGAAGGCAAGTGCGAAGAGGTCGGGCGTGAAGAATGCGGCCGCGAAGAGCGTGGCGAAGAAGACCTCGAAGCGAGTGGTGAAGAAGGTGGGGACGACAACGGGGAAGACGGTCGCGAAGCGGACGGCGGCTCGATCGCGTGCGGGGCGATAG
- a CDS encoding DUF1211 domain-containing protein codes for MTPRLPKSRLEAFSDGVLAIVITIMVLEMKAPHAADGAVPAIGDLKPVLTKFIAYVISFVYVGIYWSNHHHLLHATRAITGGTLWANLHLLFWLSLIPFTTSWMGETHFESVPVAVYGINLLACAGSWDILRRLLVKHHPADSELVRAIKQGTKEWISLALYVSGLLASLLLDGDAGRGGYGRWIALVLYAIVAAIWLVPDRRIERAMASH; via the coding sequence ATGACTCCACGTCTTCCCAAGTCGCGCCTCGAGGCCTTCAGCGACGGCGTGCTCGCCATCGTCATCACCATCATGGTGCTGGAGATGAAAGCGCCACATGCCGCGGATGGAGCGGTCCCCGCGATCGGCGATCTCAAGCCCGTCCTCACCAAGTTCATCGCCTATGTCATCAGTTTCGTCTACGTCGGCATCTACTGGTCCAACCACCACCACCTGCTCCACGCGACGCGCGCCATCACCGGCGGCACGCTCTGGGCGAATCTCCACCTGCTCTTCTGGCTCAGCCTCATCCCCTTCACCACGAGTTGGATGGGCGAGACCCATTTCGAGAGCGTCCCCGTCGCGGTGTACGGCATCAACCTCCTCGCGTGCGCCGGATCGTGGGACATCCTGCGGCGGCTGCTCGTCAAGCACCACCCCGCCGACAGCGAACTCGTCCGCGCCATCAAGCAGGGCACGAAGGAGTGGATCAGCCTCGCGCTCTACGTCTCGGGCCTGCTCGCGTCGCTCCTTCTCGATGGTGACGCCGGTCGGGGTGGGTATGGGCGCTGGATCGCGCTCGTTCTCTACGCCATCGTCGCCGCGATCTGGCTGGTGCCCGACCGCCGCATCGAGCGGGCCATGGCGTCGCACTGA
- a CDS encoding glucose 1-dehydrogenase has product MGSLSGSMAGKVAIVTGGTSGMGKSAAELFARAGANVVLTGRREKEGNAVADAINALGGKANGFGEVMYVRADAAIEADSKRVVDETVKRFGRLDYAFNNAGVEGALATPTTEQTETNFRHVFDINVLGVLMSMKYQIPAILKSVAGGGSGGGGAIVNNASVAGSRGMEGFGVYVASKHAVLGLTKSAALEYSKHGIRINAVSPAVIETEMADRFLDALGGEEAKKYMTSLHPIGRVGQDHEVARAAVWLCSNEASFITGTDLKVDGGFTSK; this is encoded by the coding sequence ATGGGATCGTTGTCGGGTTCAATGGCGGGAAAGGTCGCGATCGTGACCGGGGGGACCAGCGGCATGGGCAAGTCCGCGGCTGAACTCTTCGCCCGGGCCGGGGCGAACGTCGTGCTGACCGGACGCCGCGAGAAGGAGGGCAACGCCGTCGCCGACGCGATCAACGCGCTGGGCGGCAAGGCCAACGGCTTCGGCGAGGTGATGTACGTCCGCGCCGACGCGGCGATCGAGGCCGACAGCAAGCGCGTTGTCGACGAGACGGTCAAGCGCTTCGGCCGTCTCGATTACGCCTTTAACAACGCCGGCGTCGAGGGCGCCCTCGCCACGCCGACGACCGAGCAGACCGAGACCAACTTTCGCCACGTCTTCGACATCAACGTCCTGGGCGTGCTCATGTCCATGAAATACCAGATCCCGGCGATTCTGAAGAGCGTTGCGGGGGGTGGCAGTGGGGGCGGGGGGGCGATCGTCAACAACGCGTCCGTCGCCGGCAGCCGTGGCATGGAGGGCTTTGGCGTCTATGTCGCCAGCAAGCACGCCGTCCTCGGCCTCACCAAGTCCGCCGCTCTCGAGTACAGCAAGCACGGCATCCGCATCAACGCCGTCTCGCCCGCCGTCATCGAGACGGAGATGGCCGATCGGTTCCTTGACGCGCTCGGCGGCGAGGAGGCGAAGAAGTACATGACCAGCCTCCACCCCATCGGCCGCGTCGGCCAGGACCACGAGGTCGCCAGGGCCGCCGTCTGGCTCTGCTCGAACGAGGCGAGTTTCATCACCGGCACGGACCTCAAGGTCGACGGCGGCTTCACGTCGAAGTGA
- the argF gene encoding ornithine carbamoyltransferase, translating to MTTSIPRLDSFQGRDLLDLSRLSREDVLVLFRLAHSMKRDPSAFRDALAHRSIVLIFEKPSLRTRLTFDLGIHTLGGHSVTLDHSSGGRLGERESIKDYGRNLERWCHAVVARVYSHDALAQLAGHCDKPVINALSDRFHPCQALADLFTLWEPKQSLDGVTLTYVGDGNNVCHSLMEACATLGVPIRVVTPKGYEPLREIADSCATIARHTGGTLTITNDLGAVRGSTAVYTDVWTSMGQSADGALKRHEDFTPYQVNATLIALASEGLPAASPRAAFMHCLPAKRGVEVTDDVIDGVHGPSLVYDQAENRMHAQNALLALTLAPR from the coding sequence ATGACCACCTCGATCCCCAGACTCGACTCCTTCCAGGGGCGCGACCTCCTCGACCTCTCGCGACTCTCGCGTGAGGACGTGCTCGTGCTCTTCCGCCTTGCGCACTCGATGAAGCGGGATCCGTCGGCGTTCCGCGATGCCCTCGCCCATCGCTCCATCGTTCTCATTTTCGAGAAACCCTCGCTCCGTACACGCCTCACCTTCGACCTGGGCATCCACACCCTCGGCGGGCACAGCGTCACCCTCGACCACTCCAGCGGCGGACGCCTTGGCGAGCGTGAATCGATCAAGGACTACGGACGGAACCTCGAGCGATGGTGCCACGCCGTCGTCGCCCGGGTCTATAGCCACGACGCCCTCGCCCAACTCGCGGGGCACTGCGACAAGCCCGTGATCAACGCGCTCTCCGATCGTTTCCACCCCTGTCAGGCGCTCGCGGATCTCTTCACGCTGTGGGAACCGAAGCAATCGCTCGACGGCGTCACGCTCACCTACGTCGGCGATGGCAACAACGTCTGCCACTCGTTGATGGAAGCCTGCGCCACCCTCGGCGTCCCTATTCGCGTCGTCACGCCCAAGGGCTACGAGCCGCTACGCGAGATCGCCGACTCGTGCGCGACCATCGCGAGACACACCGGCGGCACGCTCACCATCACCAATGACCTGGGCGCCGTCCGCGGCTCGACGGCCGTCTACACCGACGTCTGGACGAGCATGGGCCAGTCCGCCGACGGTGCGCTCAAGCGTCACGAGGACTTCACGCCGTACCAGGTCAACGCCACTCTCATCGCCCTCGCCTCCGAGGGGCTTCCTGCGGCTTCGCCACGAGCCGCGTTCATGCACTGCCTCCCCGCCAAGCGGGGCGTCGAGGTCACCGACGATGTGATCGATGGCGTCCATGGACCATCGCTTGTCTATGACCAGGCCGAGAACCGGATGCACGCCCAGAATGCGCTGCTGGCGCTCACGCTCGCCCCCCGCTGA
- the pheS gene encoding phenylalanine--tRNA ligase subunit alpha yields the protein MLEEIDSLQQTALQELAGANSADAIDAWRLAYLGNSGKLKGMLARLRDVPKDQKPAVGARLNSAKAALEEALESRKAATDAAPKAAPEQIDMTEPALALAAMPARPHIITRVRAELVEVFARMGFEVAEGPELEDDDHNFVKLNIPPGHPAREPADNFYIDDPAKVERPRMIRSQTSTVQIRVMEDAVAKGGGKLQHPIRIIAPGRVYRPDTVDATHSFMFHQIEGLAIDRNLSMADLKTTLFQFVRAYFGDDAQIRFTPTFYPFTEPSAQFEILVRLTPDAEPRWIELGGCGMVHPNVLKSCGVDSEEWGGFAFGFGMERLAMGKYKIPDIRMLFENDLRFLSQV from the coding sequence ATGCTTGAGGAAATCGACTCGCTCCAACAGACGGCCCTCCAGGAACTCGCCGGCGCGAACTCCGCCGATGCGATCGATGCCTGGCGTCTGGCCTATCTCGGAAACTCCGGAAAACTCAAAGGGATGCTCGCCCGCCTCCGCGACGTTCCCAAAGACCAGAAGCCAGCGGTGGGCGCCCGACTGAACTCGGCGAAGGCCGCCCTCGAGGAGGCGCTGGAGTCACGCAAGGCCGCCACCGACGCCGCTCCAAAGGCCGCGCCCGAGCAGATCGACATGACCGAACCGGCGCTGGCGCTCGCCGCGATGCCCGCCCGCCCGCACATCATCACGCGCGTGCGTGCGGAACTGGTCGAGGTCTTCGCCCGCATGGGCTTCGAGGTGGCCGAGGGGCCCGAACTCGAGGACGACGACCACAACTTCGTGAAACTCAACATCCCCCCCGGGCACCCCGCGCGCGAGCCGGCGGACAACTTCTATATCGACGATCCGGCCAAGGTCGAGCGCCCGCGGATGATCCGCTCGCAGACAAGCACCGTGCAAATTCGCGTGATGGAGGACGCCGTCGCCAAGGGCGGTGGGAAACTCCAGCACCCGATCCGCATCATCGCGCCGGGCCGTGTCTATCGCCCGGACACGGTGGACGCGACGCACTCCTTCATGTTCCACCAGATCGAGGGCCTCGCGATCGACCGGAACCTGAGCATGGCCGACCTCAAGACCACGCTCTTCCAGTTCGTCCGGGCATACTTCGGCGACGACGCCCAGATCCGCTTCACGCCCACGTTCTATCCCTTCACCGAGCCGAGCGCCCAGTTCGAGATCCTCGTCCGCCTCACGCCCGATGCCGAGCCACGCTGGATCGAACTCGGCGGCTGCGGCATGGTCCACCCGAACGTGCTGAAATCGTGCGGCGTCGACAGCGAGGAGTGGGGTGGGTTCGCGTTCGGCTTCGGGATGGAACGCCTCGCAATGGGAAAGTACAAGATCCCCGACATCCGCATGCTCTTCGAGAACGACCTGCGATTCCTGAGCCAGGTCTGA